A genome region from Alicyclobacillus acidocaldarius subsp. acidocaldarius DSM 446 includes the following:
- a CDS encoding O-antigen ligase family protein: protein MTHEFVAKVRWGCVALIAVGIACLPFLSNGVFFPEGQFIADLILSLLLAATAASAALVPRVRTWLFEGEALRYGDLAMALLVLLYAVSLFYPADTALAVPGVFDYVGMLFVFFALRLAALRKIFGPGMALGFALASLPVNVIGLANGWGQLKYPYATELNPSGQVQIASVFQYHNAYGAFAASVAIGLIVWSARSLRAFVWRIAALAVAGLNVTGLLASGSRGALAIWAVAMLLTAFGMQDDECLAKHARNRFLGGAYVAVAGGVIGEVFVHHAISHHAPVDGWVGIVLSLALPAALGCMWWVLRGRLAAIPPRRALGLLIAVGILAGTVGALLKHRAIAQKLASYQVHQLSVSQRFIFWRDGLRILARNPITGNGYGAWQAMYMRVQSYTYYSTQSHSFVIDTLLNVGIVGFIALVALVVPMFRQLIWPRVQDIHMNAIDWALVAAGWMAFCHSLMDWDMAFLYPLMLFFTGAGVAAAMTKPLRVRIPGGRTIASGIGGAAAIATAVECSLGLVSLHDAKVASNSPPSSAVSWYLKAYAYAPYNENDLANAATALLESANTPPNRVTAAAWLQKAEQQAPYSPTLAANYAPLAYQLGNYQDAYVQAQIAEQNAPYWPSNMSLAISAGVVDALHEAPASPTAAKSVLIRVVQLYGEAKEIQAHMASLPSYLPPEVPYQLNEFSVVSVAAADYLLGHNREAIALAHGALSSPDRHTREVAQIVVLAASHRNRELAQFVKKHPDVQSSYDLLMGAEAALSTP, encoded by the coding sequence GTGACGCACGAGTTCGTTGCAAAAGTTCGCTGGGGTTGTGTCGCACTGATCGCTGTGGGCATCGCGTGTCTCCCCTTCTTGTCGAATGGGGTCTTCTTCCCAGAAGGCCAGTTCATCGCTGACCTCATCCTGTCGCTGCTCCTTGCCGCCACAGCGGCTAGCGCTGCGCTTGTCCCACGGGTGCGCACTTGGCTGTTCGAGGGGGAAGCGCTTCGCTACGGCGATCTCGCGATGGCACTCCTTGTTCTCCTCTACGCCGTTTCTCTCTTCTACCCTGCTGACACCGCATTGGCTGTACCCGGCGTCTTTGATTACGTCGGCATGCTGTTTGTGTTTTTTGCGCTTCGGCTTGCAGCCCTGCGCAAGATTTTCGGTCCCGGCATGGCGCTCGGATTTGCGCTGGCCTCGCTCCCCGTCAACGTCATTGGGCTCGCCAATGGATGGGGACAACTCAAATATCCCTACGCCACCGAGTTGAACCCAAGCGGGCAAGTCCAAATTGCGTCCGTGTTCCAGTATCACAACGCGTATGGAGCGTTTGCTGCCAGCGTGGCCATCGGGCTCATCGTCTGGAGCGCGAGATCGCTGAGGGCGTTTGTGTGGCGCATCGCGGCACTGGCCGTTGCCGGGCTGAACGTGACCGGCCTCCTCGCGAGCGGGTCTCGGGGGGCTCTCGCGATCTGGGCCGTGGCGATGCTCCTCACCGCATTCGGTATGCAAGACGATGAGTGTCTGGCCAAGCACGCGCGCAATCGCTTCTTGGGAGGAGCTTATGTTGCTGTTGCGGGCGGCGTGATCGGCGAAGTCTTTGTGCATCACGCCATTTCGCATCATGCGCCTGTGGATGGTTGGGTAGGGATCGTGTTATCCTTAGCACTTCCCGCTGCTCTCGGATGCATGTGGTGGGTGTTGAGAGGCAGGCTTGCCGCAATCCCACCGCGTCGAGCGCTCGGGCTGCTGATTGCGGTTGGGATTTTGGCTGGCACCGTAGGTGCCTTGCTGAAGCACCGCGCCATCGCGCAGAAGCTCGCTTCCTACCAAGTGCATCAGCTCAGCGTGTCACAGAGATTTATTTTCTGGCGTGACGGCCTGCGCATCCTCGCTCGGAACCCCATAACCGGCAACGGATACGGCGCCTGGCAAGCGATGTACATGCGCGTGCAGTCCTACACGTACTACAGTACTCAGTCGCATTCATTCGTCATCGATACTTTGTTGAACGTCGGGATTGTCGGCTTCATCGCGCTTGTCGCACTTGTGGTTCCTATGTTTCGCCAGTTGATATGGCCGCGAGTGCAAGACATTCACATGAATGCCATCGACTGGGCCCTCGTTGCCGCGGGCTGGATGGCGTTCTGCCACAGCCTGATGGACTGGGATATGGCCTTCTTGTACCCCCTTATGCTTTTCTTCACGGGCGCCGGAGTCGCAGCCGCGATGACGAAGCCTTTGCGCGTGCGCATTCCTGGTGGCCGAACGATAGCCTCGGGCATCGGAGGGGCTGCTGCGATCGCCACAGCCGTCGAGTGCAGCTTGGGCCTGGTGTCGCTTCACGACGCAAAAGTCGCGAGCAATTCGCCACCCTCTAGCGCCGTGTCCTGGTATCTGAAGGCCTACGCCTACGCCCCCTACAATGAGAACGATCTCGCCAATGCCGCCACGGCGTTGCTCGAAAGCGCGAATACACCGCCGAATCGCGTGACTGCTGCGGCATGGTTGCAGAAGGCCGAACAGCAGGCGCCTTACTCCCCGACGCTTGCTGCGAATTACGCACCGCTGGCGTACCAATTGGGCAATTATCAGGACGCGTATGTGCAGGCGCAGATTGCGGAACAGAACGCGCCCTACTGGCCGTCGAACATGTCGCTCGCGATCTCGGCTGGAGTTGTGGATGCCTTGCATGAAGCGCCTGCAAGTCCCACGGCGGCGAAATCCGTCCTCATCCGCGTTGTTCAGTTGTACGGCGAGGCAAAAGAGATTCAGGCCCACATGGCGTCGCTGCCATCATACTTACCACCTGAGGTTCCTTATCAGTTGAACGAGTTTAGTGTAGTGTCTGTAGCTGCAGCGGATTATTTGCTCGGCCACAATCGAGAGGCCATTGCGTTAGCTCATGGAGCATTGTCGAGCCCAGACCGCCATACGCGAGAGGTTGCTCAGATTGTCGTGCTGGCGGCCAGCCATCGGAACCGGGAACTCGCTCAATTTGTGAAGAAGCATCCCGATGTGCAATCGTCTTACGACCTCCTCATGGGAGCCGAGGCAGCTCTAAGCACTCCATAA
- a CDS encoding undecaprenyl-phosphate glucose phosphotransferase encodes MFRTYQELFRRIFIATDAAIVVVSFLLAWWLKFDSGWIPHAGHLPLLYYRGPLLIAVIVFVLANGVARLYEPMRAKSLFYEAYSVAKGVILGTIVLMAALYFAKMQEFSRDVIALFTGINFGLMVGERIVVRSVLRSLRRRGLNQRFLLIVGWSAATRRFLEALEAQPWFGYRVIGYLRYEGDDASRATVPCIGAVDDIRCVLEEHLVDQVVIAAPRDRVGDLAEVISACEAVGVQSLILPDYFDLLPARPRFETFGDVPLIDTRHVPLDDAVNAFLKRAFDIVFSLGVLIGLSPLLVAIAIAVKLSSPGPVLYVQERVGKNRRTFKMYKFRTMYWDPGADRAERDCAEEADLRSAGWTVKGDPRRTRVGAFLRRTSLDELPQFWNVLKGDMSVIGPRPERPVFVERFREEVPRYMVKHRVRPGITGWAQVHGWRGDTSIAERIRFDIEYIENWSFWLDLKIVWKTIKHGFVNENAY; translated from the coding sequence ATGTTTCGCACTTATCAGGAGCTGTTCCGGCGAATCTTCATCGCTACCGACGCGGCCATCGTCGTCGTGAGTTTTCTACTCGCATGGTGGCTCAAGTTTGATTCTGGGTGGATTCCGCACGCCGGCCATCTCCCACTCCTCTATTATCGAGGGCCGCTTCTCATCGCCGTGATCGTATTCGTGCTTGCAAACGGTGTAGCGCGGCTCTACGAACCGATGCGCGCGAAGAGCTTGTTCTACGAGGCGTACAGCGTAGCGAAGGGCGTCATCCTCGGGACAATTGTCCTCATGGCTGCCCTCTATTTCGCGAAGATGCAGGAGTTTTCGCGAGACGTCATCGCGCTCTTTACTGGCATCAACTTCGGGCTCATGGTGGGAGAGCGGATCGTCGTGCGCTCCGTGCTGCGCAGCCTGCGCCGCCGAGGGTTGAATCAGCGATTTCTCCTCATCGTGGGCTGGAGTGCAGCGACGCGTCGCTTCCTCGAGGCCCTGGAGGCCCAGCCGTGGTTCGGTTACCGTGTCATAGGCTATCTCCGTTACGAAGGTGATGATGCGTCGCGCGCGACAGTGCCATGCATCGGGGCGGTTGACGACATTCGTTGCGTGCTTGAGGAGCACCTCGTCGATCAGGTGGTCATCGCGGCACCGCGGGATCGAGTGGGCGATCTCGCCGAAGTGATTTCCGCCTGCGAAGCTGTAGGGGTCCAGTCGCTGATCTTGCCGGATTACTTCGATCTCCTGCCGGCCAGGCCCCGTTTTGAAACCTTTGGAGATGTGCCGCTGATTGACACGCGCCATGTGCCGCTGGACGATGCGGTGAACGCCTTCCTGAAGCGCGCGTTCGACATCGTGTTCAGTCTGGGGGTCCTGATTGGTCTGTCGCCGCTGTTGGTGGCCATTGCGATTGCGGTGAAGCTTTCGTCGCCAGGGCCAGTGCTGTACGTGCAGGAGCGAGTGGGCAAAAATCGACGGACATTTAAGATGTACAAGTTCCGAACGATGTACTGGGATCCCGGGGCGGACCGTGCGGAGCGGGATTGCGCGGAAGAGGCGGACCTGCGGAGCGCTGGTTGGACGGTGAAAGGCGATCCGCGGCGGACTCGCGTGGGAGCGTTCCTACGTCGCACGAGTTTGGACGAGCTCCCTCAGTTCTGGAACGTGCTGAAGGGAGACATGAGCGTCATTGGGCCGCGCCCGGAGCGCCCCGTCTTCGTCGAGCGATTCCGAGAAGAGGTGCCGCGTTACATGGTCAAGCACCGCGTGAGACCAGGTATCACCGGGTGGGCGCAGGTGCATGGATGGCGCGGAGATACTTCGATTGCTGAACGGATTCGATTTGACATTGAGTACATCGAAAACTGGTCATTCTGGCTTGATCTCAAGATTGTGTGGAAGACTATCAAACATGGGTTTGTGAATGAGAATGCGTATTGA
- a CDS encoding glycosyltransferase family 4 protein, whose amino-acid sequence MNRTVRIGVDCRPLVGDKTGIGYYLWEILDEWARAEIDFVELYLYASKPFELPSAFANTRLLYRKRVRRLSPGELWAQTALPVLVARDGIDVFWGPNFCLPLLCHVPTVLTIHDMVYKVLPDTMMRKTYYHNAFGLPLYARKSQKILVPSVNTKLDVVKYLRVAEDRVVVTPLGMPKRFRQELDTGIILSHRFGLEMGSYILAVGTVEPRKNLERVVRAFRLARKAHPDMKLVVAGTLGWASEQTQSALQDEGVIYVGYVSDVELMALYKGCRFFVYVPLYEGFGMPPLEAMAVGKPVLTANNSSLPEVVGRAAILVDATREECIREGMSLLWVDGDLRERLSEQALARARKFSWDETAQKTLNVILNVVGAQT is encoded by the coding sequence TTGAACCGCACGGTGCGAATTGGCGTGGACTGCAGGCCGCTTGTCGGAGATAAGACCGGGATTGGTTATTATTTGTGGGAAATTCTCGACGAATGGGCTCGAGCCGAGATTGATTTCGTCGAGCTTTATCTGTACGCATCCAAGCCCTTTGAACTCCCGAGTGCGTTTGCGAACACCAGACTCCTATATCGGAAGCGTGTGCGTCGGCTTTCGCCAGGAGAATTATGGGCGCAGACTGCACTTCCTGTACTTGTGGCCCGTGATGGCATTGATGTGTTTTGGGGGCCGAATTTTTGTTTGCCTCTTTTGTGCCATGTACCGACTGTACTTACGATTCACGATATGGTGTACAAAGTGCTACCCGATACGATGATGAGAAAGACGTATTATCACAATGCGTTCGGGCTGCCTCTTTACGCGCGAAAATCACAGAAGATCCTAGTGCCATCTGTCAACACAAAATTGGATGTCGTCAAATATCTTCGAGTCGCCGAAGATCGTGTGGTTGTCACGCCGCTAGGCATGCCGAAGCGCTTCCGGCAGGAATTAGATACGGGAATAATTCTTTCGCATAGGTTCGGACTTGAGATGGGATCGTACATTTTGGCCGTGGGTACCGTGGAACCAAGAAAAAATTTGGAGCGTGTTGTTCGGGCGTTTCGATTGGCTCGAAAAGCTCATCCAGATATGAAGTTGGTTGTGGCTGGTACATTGGGGTGGGCTTCGGAGCAAACGCAATCGGCTTTGCAAGATGAGGGAGTCATCTATGTTGGCTACGTGTCTGATGTTGAGCTGATGGCATTATACAAAGGGTGTAGGTTTTTTGTGTATGTACCGTTATACGAGGGTTTTGGCATGCCGCCACTTGAGGCCATGGCGGTTGGTAAGCCGGTATTAACGGCAAACAACAGTTCTCTCCCAGAAGTTGTTGGGCGGGCCGCGATCTTGGTGGACGCCACGCGTGAGGAGTGTATAAGGGAGGGAATGTCCTTGCTTTGGGTTGATGGTGACTTAAGGGAGCGCTTGTCTGAGCAAGCGTTGGCCCGGGCTCGAAAGTTCTCATGGGATGAAACTGCTCAGAAAACGCTCAACGTCATCTTGAACGTGGTTGGTGCCCAGACGTGA
- a CDS encoding glycosyltransferase: MKVALVHDWLVDFAGSERVLFELAKLFPDAPIYTSVYSERALANVFPKERVRTSFLQKIPLSVKRYRSLLPFLPFAFEMFDLTGYDVIISSSHACAKGVVAGSNSIHICYCHTPMRYAWSHYHQYLRGVRGTLKRATVGAILSWLRTWDFIAAQRVDFFIANSSEVQKRIRHYYRRDAVVIHPPISAPEGENGDPERADFYLYLGRLVEYKRVDLLVDAFRHLPSARLIVAGDGPEMNRLRRSAPLNVEFAGKVTEDEKWDLLRRAKALLFPAHEDFGIVIGEARAVGTPVIGLAQGGVLDYAGDPGVLPWIKRQNLDDVKMAVDRFERESFNSDVYEKYLIQTEDSFRNAVARLVDDLVANKKGESRVGRAADARDH, translated from the coding sequence GTGAAGGTGGCATTGGTCCACGACTGGCTAGTTGATTTCGCGGGATCAGAACGAGTTTTGTTTGAACTTGCGAAGTTGTTCCCAGATGCGCCAATCTATACGTCTGTCTATAGCGAACGTGCTCTCGCCAATGTGTTTCCGAAGGAACGTGTGCGCACAAGTTTTTTGCAGAAGATACCGTTGTCAGTCAAGCGCTATCGGTCATTGTTGCCGTTCCTACCATTTGCCTTCGAAATGTTCGATTTGACGGGGTATGATGTCATCATCTCGAGTTCACACGCATGTGCCAAAGGCGTCGTTGCTGGATCGAATAGTATTCATATCTGTTATTGTCATACGCCGATGCGATACGCGTGGAGTCACTATCATCAGTACCTGAGAGGCGTTCGCGGAACGCTCAAACGGGCTACCGTCGGAGCCATCCTTTCATGGTTGAGAACATGGGATTTTATAGCTGCTCAAAGAGTTGATTTCTTCATTGCGAATTCTTCTGAAGTCCAGAAACGAATCCGGCATTACTATCGTAGAGACGCCGTTGTGATCCATCCGCCTATTTCAGCTCCTGAAGGCGAAAACGGCGATCCAGAGAGAGCAGATTTCTATTTGTATCTGGGTCGTTTAGTCGAGTATAAGCGGGTGGACTTGCTTGTGGACGCTTTTCGCCACCTGCCGTCTGCAAGATTGATTGTGGCAGGAGATGGACCAGAGATGAATCGCCTTCGCCGTTCAGCTCCGCTCAACGTAGAGTTCGCAGGGAAGGTCACAGAAGATGAAAAATGGGATCTGTTGAGGCGGGCGAAGGCTTTGTTGTTTCCAGCACACGAGGATTTTGGTATCGTGATTGGGGAAGCCAGAGCAGTTGGGACGCCCGTGATCGGACTTGCACAAGGGGGCGTTTTGGACTACGCAGGCGATCCTGGTGTGCTCCCCTGGATTAAAAGGCAAAACCTAGACGATGTTAAAATGGCCGTCGACCGATTTGAAAGGGAATCCTTCAATTCGGATGTCTACGAGAAGTACCTCATTCAAACCGAGGATAGTTTTCGAAACGCCGTCGCCAGGCTTGTTGACGATTTGGTGGCGAACAAGAAAGGTGAGTCGCGTGTTGGGCGTGCAGCGGATGCGCGAGATCATTGA
- a CDS encoding ABC transporter permease, whose protein sequence is MLTSLVRSELRARYKGSVLGFLWTFVNPLLQLAVYSLVFKVILRSNIRDYPVFLFIGLLAWNMFTGALQSSCGVIVNKASLVKKIYFPREILPASMAGTALVNYVLSLAILIPILLITGFWPTWSWLFAPVAIVAIFFMALGLSLIFSAINVYMRDTEHILNIVLMLWFYGTPVVYSINSVPHFLSALFKVDPIAAAILVLQEIFYYREIPHWKMLIYCVVSGVCILWIGWAIFYKLSRRFAEEV, encoded by the coding sequence ATGCTTACAAGTCTTGTACGGTCGGAGCTTCGTGCGCGGTATAAGGGGTCAGTCTTAGGTTTTCTATGGACTTTCGTGAATCCGCTCTTGCAACTCGCGGTGTACAGCCTCGTCTTCAAAGTGATCTTGCGCTCTAATATTAGAGACTATCCTGTATTTCTTTTTATCGGGCTGCTGGCATGGAACATGTTCACAGGAGCACTGCAGAGTTCTTGCGGTGTGATTGTCAATAAGGCATCCTTAGTCAAGAAAATCTACTTTCCTAGAGAAATTCTACCTGCTTCTATGGCCGGCACAGCACTTGTCAATTATGTTCTGTCGCTTGCTATTCTCATTCCTATCTTGCTGATTACCGGTTTCTGGCCGACTTGGAGTTGGTTATTCGCACCTGTTGCAATCGTGGCTATTTTTTTCATGGCATTGGGACTCTCTCTAATATTCTCTGCTATCAATGTATACATGAGGGATACCGAACACATCTTGAACATCGTGCTGATGCTTTGGTTTTACGGAACACCTGTCGTATATTCGATCAACTCTGTTCCCCACTTCCTTTCAGCTTTGTTTAAAGTAGATCCGATAGCGGCAGCGATCCTTGTCTTACAGGAGATCTTTTATTACCGCGAAATCCCTCATTGGAAAATGTTGATATATTGTGTTGTTAGCGGTGTCTGCATTCTTTGGATCGGATGGGCTATTTTCTATAAGCTCAGTCGCCGGTTTGCGGAGGAGGTGTGA
- a CDS encoding ABC transporter ATP-binding protein: MATSAIEVCNVTKSFRVHIGKNQTLKEKLFYMGKSKYRDFIALKDVSVRIPKGATVGLIGMNGSGKSTLLKLISRIIYPDKGEIRVHGRVSSLLELGAGFHPEFTGLENIYMNAAILGLSKREVDKKLAEIVEFSELGDFLNEPVRSYSSGMYMRLAFSVAVAVDPEILLVDEVLAVGDAAFQEKCLERVRRLRREGKTIVIVTHDTGVVEQLCDHVVWLHNSRVRMEGRPEECIPHYLDEILGERRGTGMSFDRVEQPPLQPGDELKDLGLGLRVGIRENAEVLPNDGGIRVVYEASAAHEVCCEASVVIRRLGDPQELRPRCNEKIALPKGHSVLELHATLDRALYPGEYMIELVLQVNDHILRAPATRLWIPHSSQEESLQLQVSVQTA, encoded by the coding sequence ATGGCCACAAGTGCTATTGAGGTATGCAATGTCACCAAGTCGTTTCGTGTCCATATTGGGAAAAATCAGACGTTAAAAGAAAAATTGTTCTACATGGGGAAGAGCAAGTATCGAGATTTTATCGCGCTCAAAGACGTGTCCGTGCGAATTCCCAAAGGAGCCACCGTTGGACTCATTGGCATGAACGGTTCAGGTAAGAGTACGCTCTTAAAACTGATATCTCGCATTATATATCCAGATAAAGGGGAAATTCGTGTTCACGGACGGGTTTCTAGCTTACTGGAGCTTGGTGCAGGCTTTCATCCGGAGTTTACGGGGTTAGAGAACATCTATATGAATGCAGCCATACTGGGATTGTCAAAGCGCGAGGTGGACAAGAAGCTGGCCGAGATCGTCGAGTTCTCTGAGTTAGGTGATTTTCTGAATGAGCCCGTTCGAAGCTACTCGTCGGGTATGTACATGAGGCTCGCCTTCTCTGTCGCGGTCGCGGTGGATCCGGAAATTTTGCTCGTGGACGAAGTATTAGCGGTGGGAGACGCTGCTTTTCAGGAGAAATGCCTTGAACGTGTCCGCAGGTTGAGAAGAGAGGGAAAGACGATCGTCATTGTCACACACGACACGGGAGTCGTGGAACAATTGTGCGATCACGTGGTCTGGTTACATAACTCGCGCGTTCGAATGGAAGGGCGGCCGGAGGAATGTATCCCACATTATCTAGACGAAATCCTAGGAGAGCGTAGGGGAACGGGCATGTCGTTTGACCGAGTGGAACAACCACCTTTGCAACCCGGCGATGAACTGAAGGACTTGGGTTTGGGATTACGTGTCGGCATTCGAGAAAATGCCGAAGTTCTTCCGAACGACGGCGGGATTCGGGTCGTCTACGAGGCGTCGGCCGCGCATGAGGTCTGCTGTGAGGCGAGCGTCGTGATTCGGCGTCTTGGCGACCCACAAGAACTTCGGCCTAGGTGCAACGAAAAGATCGCATTGCCTAAGGGGCATTCAGTTCTTGAGTTGCATGCTACTCTTGATCGAGCGTTGTACCCTGGGGAGTATATGATTGAACTCGTGTTACAGGTAAATGATCACATATTGCGTGCACCTGCAACTCGTTTGTGGATCCCTCATTCTTCGCAAGAGGAAAGTCTGCAACTGCAAGTCTCGGTTCAAACGGCCTAA